One window of the Anoplolepis gracilipes chromosome 9, ASM4749672v1, whole genome shotgun sequence genome contains the following:
- the Chc gene encoding clathrin heavy chain, protein MTQLLPIRFQEHLQLTAVGINASNVSFNTLTMESDKFICVREKVGDTAQVVIIDMNDSANPIRRPISADSAIMNPASKVIALKAMKTLQIFNIEMKSKMKAHTMTEDVVFWKWISLNTLALVTETAVYHWSMEGDSTPNKMFERHSSLNGCQIINYRTDPKQTWLLLIGISAQHNRVVGAMQLYSVERKCSQPIEGHAASFAQFKMEGNAEPSNLFCFAVRTVQGAKLHIIEVGQPPAGNHPFPKKAVDVFFPPEAGNDFPVAMQVSSKYDVIYLITKYGYIHMYDIESATCIFMNRISGETIFVTAPHEASGGIIGVNRKGQVLSVSVDEENIIPYINGVLQNSELALRMAVRNNLSGAEDLFVRKFNMLFQNGQYAEAAKVAANAPKGILRTPATIQRFQQVPTTQGQTSPLLQYFGILLDQGQLNKYESLELCRPVLVQNRKQLLEKWLKEDKLECSEELGDLVKQADPTLALSVYLRANVPNKVIQCFAETGQFQKIVLYAKKVSYTPDYIFLLRNVMRINPDQGVAFAQMLVQDDEPLADINQIVDIFMEQNMVQQCTAFLLDALKNNRPSEGALQTRLLEMNLMSAPQVADAILGNQMFTHYDRAHVAQLCEKAGLLQRALEHYTDLYDIKRAVVHTHLLSPDWLVGFFGTLSVEDSLECLKAMMTANIRQNLQICIQIATKYHEQLTTKALIDLFESFKSYEGLFYFLGSIVNFSQDQEVHFKYIQAACKTGQIKEVERICRESNCYNPERVKNFLKEAKLSDQLPLIIVCDRFDFVHDLVLYLYRNNLQKYIEIYVQKVNPSRLPVVVGGLLDVDCSEDIIKNLILVVRGQFSTDELVEEVEKRNRLKLLLPWLESRVHEGCVEPATHNALAKIYIDSNNNPERFLKENQFYDSRVVGKYCEKRDPHLACIAYERGQCDRELISVCNENSLFKSEARYLVRRRDPDLWAEVLLESNPYKRPLIDQVVQTALSETQDPEDISVTVKAFMTADLPNELIELLEKIVLDSSVFSDHRNLQNLLILTAIKADRTRVMEYINRLDNYDAPDIANIAINNELYEEAFAIFKKFDVNTSAIQVLIEQVGNLDRAYEFAERCNESPVWSQLARAQLQQGLVKEAIDSFIKADDPSAYVDVVETAHRTSHWEDLVRYLQMARKKARESFIESELIYAYARTNRLADLEEFISGPNHADIQKIGDRCFDDKMYDAAKLLYNNVSNFARLAITLVHLKEFQGAVDSARKANSTRTWKEVCFACVDSGEFRLAQMCGLHIVVHADELEDLINYYQDRGHFEELINLLEAALGLERAHMGMFTELAILYSKYKPQRMREHLELFWSRVNIPKVLRAAEQAHLWAELVFLYDKYEEYDNAVLAMMQHPTEAWREGHFKDVITKVANVELYYKAIQFYVEYKPLLLNDILLVLAPRMDHTRSVAYFTRTGHLQLVKPYLRSVQALNNKAINEALNGLLIDEEDYQGLRTSIDAFDNFDNIALAQQLEKHELIEFRRIAAYLYKGNNRWKQSVELCKKDRLFRDAMEYAAESRNAEVAEELLEWFLERGSKDCFAACLFHCYDLLHPDVILELAWRHRILHFAMPYLIQVAREYITKVDKLEEAESRRIEETDHQEHKPMIMPEPQLMLTAGPGMMAPGYAPQNVYGTPAQVYASTAAYQGYGM, encoded by the exons ATGACGCAGCTACTACCCATAAGGTTCCAAGAACACCTTCAG cttACAGCTGTGGGAATTAACGCCAGTAATGTCAGCTTTAATACACTTACTATGGAatctgataaatttatttgcgttAGAGAAAAAGTTGGTGACACTGCCCAGGTAGTTATTATTGATATGAATGATTCTGCTAATCCTATCAGACGACCAATATCTGCTGATTCTGCAATTATGAATCCAGCTAGTAAAGTCATTGCTCTGAAAG CTATGAAGACACTACAAATTTTCAACATTGAAATGAAGTCAAAAATGAAAGCTCATACCATGACAGAAGATGTGGTTTTTTGGAAATGGATATCACTGAACACATTGGCATTAGTAACGGAAACTGCAGTGTATCATTGGTCCATGGAAGGCGATTCGACGCCGAATAAGATGTTTGAACGTCATTCGTCATTAAACGGTTGCCAGATTATCAATTACAGGACAGATCCAAAACAAACGTGGCTATTATTGATTGGTATTTCGGCGCAGCATAACAGAGTAGTCGGTGCTATGCAGCTTTACTCGGTGGAACGGAAATGCTCGCAACCGATTGAAGGGCACGCTGCCTCCTTCGCTCAATTCAAAATGGAAGGAAACGCAGAGCCCAGCAATCTGTTTTGTTTCGCCGTTAGGACGGTTCAAGGAGCGAAGCTTCATATCATCGAAGTGGGTCAACCACCCGCCGGTAATCATCCATTTCCGAAGAAAGCAGTGGACGTATTCTTTCCGCCTGAGGCCGGAAATGATTTCCCCGTAGCTATGCAAGTTAGCTCAAAGTACGACgtcatatatttaatcacaaagtacggttatatacatatgtatgatatCGAGTCGGCGActtgtatatttatgaatCGTATTTCGGGAGAGACTATCTTTGTCACTGCTCCGCACGAGGCATCCGGTGGTATAATAGGAGTAAATCGAAAGGGCCAAGTCTTATCTGTTTCTGTGgacgaagaaaatataatcccATATATCAACGGAGTGTTGCAGAATTCGGAGTTGGCATTACGAATGGCCGTGAGAAATAACTTATCGGGAGCTGAAGACTTGTTTGTTAGAAAATTCAACATGCTTTTCCAAAATGGTCAGTACGCGGAAGCGGCAAAAGTTGCGGCTAATGCTCCTAAAGGGATACTTCGAACACCTGCGACTATTCAACGATTTCAACAAGTTCCGACTACTCAGGGTCAAACATCTCCTCTTCTACAATATTTTGGAATTCTTTTGGATCAGGGACAATTGAACAAGTATGAATCGCTGGAATTATGTCGTCCGGTACTAGTTCAAAACCGTAAACAACTGCTAGAGAAGTGGCTGAAGGAAGATAAGCTGGAATGCAGCGAAGAACTGGGGGATCTGGTAAAACAAGCAGATCCTACATTGGCGCTTAGTGTCTACTTGAGAGCCAATGTTCCCAACAAGGTCATCCAATGCTTCGCGGAGACTGGCCAATTTCAGAAGATTGTTCTTTATGCCAAGAAGGTCTCGTATACACCCgactatatatttctcttgcgGAATGTCATGAGGATTAATCCTGATCAAGGTGTAGCGTTCGCGCAGATGCTGGTCCAAGACGATGAACCATTGGCCGACATCAATCAAATTGTCGATATATTTATGGAACAAAACATGGTGCAGCAGTGTACAGCGTTCCTGCTGGACGCGCTCAAGAACAATCGGCCGAGCGAGGGTGCTTTACAGACTCGTCTCTTAGAGATGAATTTAATGTCCGCTCCGCAAGTCGCTGACGCTATATTAGGCAATCAGATGTTTACCCATTATGACCGAGCTCATGTCGCGCAATTGTGCGAGAAGGCTGGCTTGCTGCAACGTGCGCTTGAACACTATACCGATTTATATGACATTAAGAGAGCAGTAGTGCATACGCACTTGCTTTCTCCCGATTGGCTCGTAGGTTTCTTCGGGACTTTGTCCGTAGAAGATTCCCTTGAATGTTTGAAAGCTATGATGACGGCTAATATAAGACAGAATTTGCAAATCTGTATACAGATTGCGACCAAGTATCACGAGCAATTGACAACTAAGGCATTGATAGATTTGTTTGAGAGTTTCAAGTCTTACGAAggtttattttactttttgggCTCAATTGTAAACTTCAGCCAAGATCAAGAAGTGCACTTCAAGTATATCCAAGCGGCGTGCAAGACTGGTCAGATTAAGGAGGTAGAACGTATATGTCGGGAGAGCAATTGTTACAATCCGGAACGCGTTAAGAATTTCCTGAAGGAAGCAAAGCTATCTGATCAGTTACCCTTGATAATCGTATGTGATCGATTTGATTTTGTTCATGATCTCGTTCTTTACCTCTATCGCAATaacttgcaaaaatatatcgagaTATATGTCCAAAAAGTTAATCCGTCGCGTTTACCAGTGGTCGTGGGCGGTCTATTGGACGTTGACTGCTCGGAGGATATCATTAAGAACTTAATACTGGTGGTGCGTGGACAATTTTCCACCGACGAATTGGTCGAGGAGGTCGAGAAGAGAAACAGGTTGAAGCTCTTGCTGCCGTGGTTGGAATCTCGCGTTCATGAGGGCTGTGTAGAACCCGCGACGCACAATGCATTGGCCAAGATTTACATCGACAGCAATAACAATCCTGAAAGATTTCTCAAAGAGAATCAATTCTACGACAGCAGAGTCGTCGGCAAGTATTGTGAGAAACGCGATCCCCATTTGGCTTGCATTGCGTATGAGCGTGGTCAATGTGATCGCGAGCTGATAAGCGTGTGTAACGAAAATAGTCTGTTCAAGAGCGAGGCGAGATACCTAGTGAGACGTAGAGACCCCGATCTTTGGGCGGAAGTTCTTTTAGAGAGCAATCCCTACAAGCGACCGTTGATTGATCAAGTTGTTCAGACGGCATTGTCCGAGACGCAAGATCCCGAAGATATATCGGTTACTGTTAAAGCTTTCATGACTGCTGATCTACCTAACGAGTTGATCGAGCTTCTCGAGAAGATAGTGCTGGATAGCAGTGTGTTCAGCGATCATCGTAACTTGcagaatcttttaatattaacggCCATCAAGGCCGATCGTACACGTGTTATGGAATATATTAATCGCTTGGATAATTATGACGCTCCGGATATTGCCAATATTGCCATTAACAACGAGCTTTACGAGGAAGCATTCGCCATCTTTAAAAAGTTTGACGTTAACACATCAGCTATCCAGGTTCTAATAGAGCAGGTCGGCAACTTGGACAGAGCTTATGAATTTGCAGAAag ATGCAACGAGTCACCAGTATGGTCACAACTCGCCAGGGCTCAATTACAACAGGGTTTGGTGAAGGAAGCGAtcgacagttttattaaagcaGACGATCCGTCAGCCTATGTAGACGTAGTCGAGACCGCACATCGGACTTCGCATTGGGAAGATTTGGTCCGTTATCTCCAAATGGCCCGTAAAAAGGCACGCGAGTCCTTCATCGAGAGCGAACTTATATATGCGTACGCGCGAACCAATAGACTCGCGGATCTCGAGGAATTTATATCTGGCCCGAATCACGCCGATATACAGAAG ATTGGCGATAGATGTTTCGATGATAAGATGTATGATGCCGCAAAGCTACTCTACAACAATGTATCGAACTTCGCGCGATTGGCAATAACGCTCGTTCATCTGAAGGAATTTCAAGGTGCCGTTGATAGTGCGCGCAAAGCCAACTCGACGCGCACTTGGAAGGAAGTTTGTTTCGCTTGCGTGGACAGCGGTGAATTTCGTTTAGCCCAAATGTGCGGCCTGCATATAGTCGTACATGCAGATGAGCTTGAAGATTTGATCAATTACTACCAAGATCGCGGACACTTTGAGGAACTCATTAATCTTCTCGAGGCTGCTTTAGGACTCGAACGGGCTCATATGGGAATGTTTACCGAGCTGGCTATTCTCTATAGTAAATACAAACCTCAACGAATGAGAGAACATTTGGAACTCTTCTGGTCGCGCGTCAACATTCCGaag gTATTACGTGCGGCAGAGCAAGCACATCTGTGGGCCGAGCTGGTGTTTTTGTATGACAAGTACGAGGAATACGACAACGCGGTTCTCGCGATGATGCAACATCCTACGGAAGCTTGGCGAGAGGGTCATTTCAAGGACGTAATTACTAAAGTTGCGAACGTCGAACTCTACTATAAGGCTATACAGTTCTACGTGGAATATAAACCCCTTCTTTTGAACGATATTCTACTCGTTCTTGCTCCGCGCATGGATCATACTAGATCAGTGGCGTACTTTACGAGAACTGGCCATTTGCAATTAGTAAAACCGTATTTGAGATCAGTTCAGGCTCTCAACAACAAAGCTATTAATGAAGCCTTAAATGGCTTGCTGATTGACGAAGAGGATTACCAAGGTCTTCGAACGTCGATCGATGCGttcgataattttgataatatcgcGTTAGCACAGCAGCTTGAGAAGCATGAATTGATAGAGTTTAGAAGAATTGCCGCATACCTGTATAAGGGAAATAATAGATGGAAGCAATCTGTAGAACTTTGCAAGAAGGATCGACTCTTTAG AGATGCTATGGAATACGCGGCGGAATCTCGGAATGCAGAAGTTGCCGAGGAATTGCTCGAGTGGTTCTTAGAGAGAGGTTCCAAGGACTGCTTTGCAGCATGTCTATTTCATTGCTACGATCTACTTCATCCAGATGTCATCTTGGAACTCGCATGGAGACATCGTATTTTACATTTCGCGATGCCGTATCTTATACAAGTTGCACGGGAATATATCACTAag GTCGATAAATTAGAAGAAGCTGAAAGCCGACGTATCGAAGAAACCGACCATCAAGAACATAAGCCTATGATTATGC CGGAACCTCAGCTAATGTTAACTGCAGGGCCTGGAATGATGGCACCTGGTTATGCACCTCAGAATGTATACGGTACACCTGCACAAGTGTATGCGTCCACCGCAGCCTATCAAGGTTACGGTATGTGA
- the Rplp2 gene encoding large ribosomal subunit protein P2: MRYVAAYMLAVLGGKASPSQNDIEKILSSVGIETDAEKLKKVISELNGKSIDELIAKGREKLSSMPVGGAAAVGAAAAPASGAAAPVEEKKEEKKPAKEESESEDDDMGFGLFD; the protein is encoded by the exons ATGCGTTACGTGGCCGCTTATATGTTGGCTGTTTTGGGAGGCAAAGCCTCGCCAAGCCAAAATgacattgaaaagattttatcgTCGGTTGGAATCGAAACAGATGctgaaaaactaaaaaaagttatttcagaATTGAATGGAAAGAGCATTGATGAATTGATTGCCAAGG GCAGGGAAAAGTTATCGTCCATGCCAGTTGGTGGAGCAGCTGCTGTGGGTGCCGCTGCAGCTCCTGCCAGTGGTGCGGCAGCTCCTGTTGAGGAAAAGAAAG aGGAGAAGAAGCCTGCTAAAGAAGAATCTGAATCTGAAGACGACGACATGGGCTTTGGTCTGTttgactaa